A region of Plasmodium falciparum 3D7 genome assembly, chromosome: 12 DNA encodes the following proteins:
- a CDS encoding CSC1-like protein, putative produces the protein MKNETQHFFIVCLFDIAFFAVCVCIWLYLRKNRDENKINDNIYILNHQTHSEIKIDNKETVGVTNDDSTTEVKKKTNRFRTFLNIKDDKIVNTEIKYYLFFLKANRNIIFSLCILGTFLVLPLYLSLPRNDINNPSFFHYISAGSISDINILTILYFITLIYSAISYAFIYLLWRKIRPSKKKTKKFLPQNFTIMVSRIDKKEINAYKIYEYFCNLTNNKVVSAYLILDYSIVYHEQKKIFNATKNLKLLKENEEKKNIKRDKSKNMFFSWTSKKKKKKNASNDPLSICDKNTNQNLKISKNNTTEGNHMHNSVSMKKSKHAFVENNNTTGNYKTKSDHNKLSSNDNIKNFNEDKKKKKHHNQNQNNNQNDAYSNASKGVTIQANDKNVNSDINTSIEKRIKKGTHKSNEIYKQKCSSKVKENQILGKKEKEKNIKEEPQSDALDKDDNKEDDNNDDDNNDNHHNNDDNNDDHHNDDDDNNNDHHNNDDDNNDDHHNDDENMENIQSKRDNDNVEEEPACFLKDTTDEELVVEKGKLRKKKIAGSNYGYKLDLEEKLMRSTNNDMLFYDLDNLSTKDNDNIDIKYKKKKKKNIYKSESKTNFFDKIFFFLKKNKKSHWKKKLKEHLIKFYSIKNETPKKSTGVCFVSFIDTKSVHDCIHNIPFTERNKWVISNAPPNYDIIWKNLKNDSYKVCARFIILNALLLLANTIMIISVTSIDNILKLKIKKYKAADPSSSNLSAILTTWLSPFIVIFVNSIIQPALISCVSMIIGFIRKSSEHTYVLQGNFIFLILNTIIIPLLSLSPLSSIIKVMYSDEIGQWSTRLGEYLFNSSGFFAMRYLLHCCFLTCANQLLQIPQFSIRSIFKILTKKEISAWTFDFGYWYGFNTSILALILTFSVAVPFILPLGSLYFFLRYYIDKYNLIYEICRTNLDSHGAVVRTAIKFMLFSVAFFQLVMFTFFSRVQNKFISVGRNILFLSSSLTTLLLLCRSTEWVSTNHIKRKKGKRTFCYLCEKNVYVSNLKDLNKLKYAYANPCESKR, from the exons atgaagaaTGAAACACAACATTTTTTCATCGTATGTTTATTCGACATAGCATTTTTTGCGGTGTGTGTTTGTATATGGTTATATTTACGAAAGAACCGCGATGAAAATAAGATAAatgataacatatatatattaaatcacCAGACGCATAGTGAAATAAAGATAGATAATAAAGAGACTGTGGGTGTAACGAATGATGATAGTACTACAGAAGTAAAGAAGAAAACGAATAGATTTCgtacatttttaaatataaaagatgataAAATAGTAAATAcggaaataaaatattatttattttttttgaaagcaaatagaaatattatattttctttatgtaTTTTAGGAACCTTTTTAGTGTTaccattatatttatcattaccaaggaatgatattaataatccatctttttttcattatattagtGCTGGTAGTATATcggatataaatatattaactatattatattttattactttaATATATAGTGCTATATCGTatgcatttatttatttattatggaGAAAAATTCGACCTAGTAAAAAGAAAACCAAAAAATTCCTTCCTCAGAATTTTACTATTATGGTATCTCGTatagataaaaaagaaattaatgcttataaaatatatgagtATTTTTGTAAcctaacaaataataaagtgGTCTCAGCGTATCTTATATTAGATTATTCAATAGTGTATCATGAgcagaaaaaaatttttaacgCAACCAAAAATCTTAAATTACTTAAAGAGaatgaagagaaaaaaaatattaaaagagaTAAATCGAAgaatatgtttttttcttggacatctaaaaaaaaaaagaaaaaaaacgcATCAAATGACCCCCTTTCTATTTGtgataaaaatacaaatcaaaatttaaaaatctcaaaaaataatacgaCAGAAGGTAATCATATGCATAATTCTGTGTCTATGAAAAAATCGAAGCATGCCTTTGtcgaaaataataatacaacagGAAActataaaacaaaaagtgATCACAACAAATTAAGtagtaatgataatattaaaaattttaatgaagataaaaagaaaaagaagcaTCACAATCAAAATCAAAATAACAATCAAAATGATGCATATAGTAATGCTTCCAAAGGTGTAACCATACAAGCAAATGACAAAAATGTGAACAGTGATATAAATACAAGTATAGAAAAGAGGATCAAAAAGGGTACACACAAAAGTAACGAAATATACAAACAAAAATGTAGTAGCAAAGTGAAGGAAAATCAAATATtgggaaaaaaagaaaaagaaaaaaatattaaagagGAACCTCAAAGTGATGCTCTTGATAaggatgataataaagaagatgataataatgatgatgataataatgacaatcatcataataatgatgataataatgacgatcatcataatgatgatgatgataataataacgatcatcataataatgatgatgataataatgacgatcatcataatgatgatgaaaatatggaaaatatacAATCCAAAAgagataatgataatgtagAAGAAGAACCTGcttgttttttaaaagacACCACAGATGAAGAGTTAGTAGTGGAAAAAGGTAAATtacgaaaaaagaaaatagcAGGTTCAAATTATGGTTACAAACTTGATttagaagaaaaattaatgaGAAGCACAAACAAtgatatgttattttatgatTTGGATAATTTATCAACaaaagataatgataatattgatataaaatataaaaaaaagaagaagaaaaatatatataaaagtgaATCGAAGACAAActtttttgataaaatatttttctttttaaaaaaaaataaaaaaagtcattggaaaaaaaaattaaaagaacatttaattaaattttattcaataaaaaatgaaactcCAAAAAAATCTACAGGAGTATGTTTTGTATCCTTTATAGATACCAAATCAGTACATGATTGTATACACAATATACCTTTTACGGAAAGAAATAAATGGGTAATATCTAATGCACCACCtaattatgatattatatggAAAAATCTAAAAAATGATAGTTATAAAGTATGTGCtcgttttattatattaaatgcattactattattagcTAATACAATAATGATTATATCTGTAACATCCATTGATAATATCTTAAAACtcaaaatcaaaaaatataaagcaGCAGACCCTAGCTCATCCAATCTTAGTGCTATTTTGACAA CTTGGTTATCCCcatttattgttatatttgtGAACAGTATTATTCAACCAGCTTTAATTTCGTGCGTATCTATGATTATTGGATTTATAAGAAAGTCAAGTGAACACACGTACGTGTTACAAGgaaattttatctttttaattttaaacaCAATTATTATACCTTTGCTTTCGCTTTCTCCCTTAAGTTCGATAATAAag gTCATGTATTCTGATGAAATCGGACAGTGGTCAACACGTCTGGGAGAATATCTTTTTAACTCTAGTGGGTTCTTTGCTATGCGTTATTTACTTCATTGTTGTTTCTTAACGTGCGCAAATCAGTTATTGCAAATTCCACAATTTTCaa TACGGTCAATTTTTAAGATTCTTACGAAAAAAGAAATCAGTGCGTGGACTTTTGATTTTGGATATTGGTATGGATTTAATACTTCAATATTAGCCTTGATATTGACCTTTAg tGTTGCTGTGCCTTTCATATTACCACTAGGGTCCCTATACTTTTTCTTGCGATATTATATCGACAAATACAATTTAATTTATGAAATATGTCGAACAAATTTGGATAGTCACGGAGCAGTAGTTAGAACGGCGATAAAATTTATGCTTTTTTCAGTGGCCTTCTTTCAA TTGGTTATGTTCACATTCTTTTCGAGGGTTCAGAATAAGTTCATATCAGTCGGCcgaaacatattatttttgtcatCTTCCTTGACAacacttttattattgtgTAGATCAACAGAATGGGTTAGCACCAATcacataaaaagaaaaaaagggaaacggaccttttgttatttatgtgaaaaaaatgtttatgttagtaatttaaaagatttaaacaaattaaaatatgCTTATGCCAATCCTTGTGAATCAaagagataa
- a CDS encoding vacuolar protein sorting-associated protein 26, putative, translating into MLSTIFGSVCSIDLKIDADDNKKFAFLRKDKKGEKCPIFSDGEDINGTATISLKPGKKFEHYGIKLELIGQINILNDKANSYDFFSISKDLEPPGFLVESKQFKWKFSAVDKQHESYFGTNVQLRYFVRLNIIKGYSGNIQKEIDFIVQNLCIPPEINNTIKMEVGIEDCLHIEFEYDKSKYHLKDVVVGKVYFLLVRIKIKHMELDIIKMETSGVGKNYTTETVTLSKFEIMDGSPIKSECIPVRLYLSGFDLTPTYKNIQNKFSVKYYINLIIVDEEERRYFKKQEIFLWRKKMG; encoded by the exons atg cTATCCACAATTTTTGGGAGCGTGTGCTCCATAGATTTAAAAATTGATgcagatgataataaaaaattcgcCTTTCTAAGAAAAGATAAGAAGGGAGAAAAGTGCCCAATATTTTCAGACGGAGAAGATATTAACGGAACAGCAACAATAAGTTTAAAGCCAGGAAAAAAATTTGAACACTATGGTATAAAATTAGAACTTATTggacaaataaatatattaaatgataaagCCAATTCTTATGATTTCTTTTCTATATCAAAAGATCTTGAACCTCCGGGATTTTTAGTAGAAAGCAAACAATTCAAATGGAAATTTTCAGCTGTCGATAAACAACACGAATCTTATTTTGGTACAAATGTTCAACTAAGATATTTTGTTagattaaatataattaaaggaTATTCTGgtaatatacaaaaagaaaTTGATTTCATTGTTCAGAATTTATGTATACCACCTGAAATTAATAATACCATTAAAATGGAAGTAGGCATAGAAGATTGTCTACATATCGAATTTGAATATGATAAATCCAAATATCACTTAAAAGATGTAGTTGTTGGAAAagtttattttcttctagtaagaattaaaattaaacacATGGAATTAGATATCATAAAAATGGAAACCTCAGGTGTTGGCAAAAATTATACTACAGAAACTGTAACCTTGTCAAAATTTGAAATAATGGACGGATCTCCAATCAAATCGGAGTGTATTCCTGTGAGATTATATCTAAGTGGTTTCGACCTAACGCCCACGTATAAgaatattcaaaataaattctcggtcaaatattatattaaccTCATAATTGTTGATGAGGAAGAAAGGCGTTATTTCAAAAAGCAGGAAATTTTCTTATGGCGAAAAAAAATGGgttag